A genomic region of Colletotrichum destructivum chromosome 1, complete sequence contains the following coding sequences:
- a CDS encoding Putative cyanovirin-N translates to MAFSVTKALSRLAIVCSLLGHARGEWTAAQLIGRGGFLQPRGFLSSCVDWGTLRNEKNKMAAYCRTTTGTWRWSVLDLNHCLVNDDGNLMAQDQ, encoded by the coding sequence ATGGCCTTTTCAGTTACTAAAGCTCTGAGCCGCTTGGCTATTGTATGCAGTCTCTTGGGACACGCAAGAGGAGAATGGACTGCAGCCCAGCTTATAGGAAGAGGGGGCTTCCTCCAACCACGCGGTTTTCTATCTTCTTGCGTTGACTGGGGTACCCTCAGGAACGAAAAGAACAAGATGGCCGCGTACTGCAGGACCACAACAGGCACCTGGCGCTGGTCTGTCCTCGATCTGAACCATTGCCTGGTCAATGATGACGGTAATTTGATGGCACAAGACCAGTGA
- a CDS encoding Putative major facilitator superfamily, MFS transporter superfamily, giving the protein MHRQQTIHFHAPEDGGLGRDSIVEWKPSGRQLSIMATLALLSLMVALDACVIVTSLHVIIEDLGLSTYDGFWIGTAYLLANAVMMPFIADLSHVFGRRPCLTVSVAFFALGTIFCCVSNSIGLMLVGRSFQGVGGAGIIVLCLVVFTDIVPLRLRPKWYGLVLGAWALGNCIGPILGGVIAQKTSWRWIFYIMFPFCAAGLVLVPWLVNIEPPAAAISEKLKKIDWLGNALFVGSATLLLVAVSWGGLRYSWRSVGSLLPLFLGAVGMVWTMIYESRFATYPFLRRRIFQNASSIATYACGTIQGLVMYGQLYYVPLYFMDVRTFTPVQTGIALFPVMFTLVPASIITGRLVTRTNNYRYPIWVGWTLASVASGLMLLWDADTPSKVWAPTLVLLGLGHGAILNAQNMASHAICNEGDEGIAAAMYAFLRQFGMALGVGVGGSTFQNVMLLKLEKNGLSAAGVHGGADAVAAILSASNDPELRPKILDAYVYGLRGVYGLYVGMSGAALLMSLLIRGVSMNKDLQSERGTRVEETGHGEVQQAQD; this is encoded by the exons ATGCATCGCCAGCAGACTATTCACTTTCATGCGCCAGAAGATGGTGGCCTCGGCAGAGACTCGATAGTCGAATGGAAGCCTTCGGGACGCCAGCTCTCCATCATGGCGACACTGGCTTTGCTATCGCTCATGGTTGCTCTCGACGCCTGTGTCATTGTTACCTCGCTGCAT GTTATCATCGAGGACCTCGGTCTCAGCACATACGACGGCTTCTGGATCGGCACGGCTTACCTGCTGGCCAACGCCGTGATGATGCCTTTCATCGCAGACCTTAGCCATGTGTTTGGCCGACGGCCGTGCTTGACCGTTTCCGTCGCTTTCTTCGCTCTCGGTACCATATTCTGCTGCGTGTCCAACTCGATCGGCTTGATGCTGGTTGGGCGATCTTTccagggcgtcggcggtgctggtATCATCGTCTTGTGCTTGGTCGTTTTCACCGATATTGTTCCCCTGCGACTTCGGCCCAAGTGGTATGGTCTAGT TCTGGGGGCGTGGGCGTTGGGCAACTGTATCGGCCCTATACTGGGCGGCGTCATTGCCCAGAAAACGTCTTGGCGTTGGATATTTTACATCATGTTTCCGTtctgcgccgccggcttGGTTCTTGTGCCCTGGCTAGTCAACATCGAACCCCCCGCTGCTGCAATAAGTGAGAAACTGAAGAAGATTGACTGGCTCGGTAACGCCCTGTTCGTCGGCTCGGCaacgttgttgttggtggctGTCTCTTGGGGCGGCTTGCGCTACAGTTGGAGGAGCGTCGGCAGTCTCCTGCCTCTGTTTCTCGGTGCGGTTGGCATGGTCTGGACGATGATCTACGAGTCGCGCTTCGCAACATATCCGTTCCTGCGTCGGCGAATTTTCCAAAATGCCAGCTCTATCGCAACGTATGCTTGCGGCACGATCCAGGGGCTTGTG ATGTACGGGCAGCTGTACTACGTGCCTCTTTATTTCATGGATGTCAGGACCTTCACGCCGGTCCAGACCGGCATTGCACTCTTCCCGGTGATGTTTACGCTGGTGCCGGCgtccatcatcaccggccGACTCGTGACAAGAACGAACAACTACCGGTATCCGATCTGGGTCGGCTGGACTCTGGCCAGTGTTGCATCCGGTCTGATGCTGCTCTGGGATGCCGACACGCCATCGAAGGTATGGGCGCCGACGCTCGTTCTGCTTGGtctcggccacggcgccaTTCTGAACGCGCAAAACATGGCCTCGCATGCCATCTGCaacgaaggcgacgagggcatTGCCGCCGCGATGTATGCCTTTCTCAGACAGTTTGGCATGGCACTCGgggtcggcgttggcggctcCACCTTTCAGAACGTCATGCTGCTCAAGCTGGAGAAAAACGGGTTGTCGGCCGCCGGTGTACACGGAGGTGCCGACGCTGTCGCGGCCATTTTGAGCGCTTCCAACGATCCCGAGCTGCGGCCCAAGATCTTGGATGCGTACGTCTACGGCTTGCGAGGCGTCTACGGCCTGTACGTTGGCATGTCAGGAGCGGCGCTTTTGATGAGCCTCTTGATCAGAGGTGTATCAATGAACAAAGATCTTCAGTCCGAACGTGGGACACGTGTTGAGGAGACGGGGCATGGAGAAGTCCAGCAAGCCCAGGATTGA